The Lysobacter capsici genome has a segment encoding these proteins:
- the mutY gene encoding A/G-specific adenine glycosylase translates to MKAPSHSAKSNNNDDTDAFAGKLLAWFDVNGRHDLPWQHPRSPYRVWLSEIMLQQTQVKTAAPYFERFVAALPNLPALAAAPMDTVLGLWSGLGYYARARNLHAAAKLCVEHHGGDLPRDLDALTALPGIGRSTAAAIASQAWGDRHAILDGNVKRVLSRYHGVAGYPGLPAIERQLWALAESHLPHTRMVDYTQAQMDLGATLCTRADPACILCPLQHECVARIEGRVAELPTPKPGKVAPQRHAQVLWLLDADDRVLLQRRPPVGIWASLWTLPQTDDEAQAAQWFAAHTTGIEFDAGETLTPIAHAFSHYKLELQPRRWRRVALRDAVGDNDDLRWYSRAELAALGIPAPIRKLIEAAL, encoded by the coding sequence ATGAAAGCCCCCAGCCATAGCGCCAAAAGCAACAACAACGACGACACCGACGCCTTCGCCGGCAAACTGCTGGCGTGGTTCGACGTCAACGGCCGCCACGACCTGCCCTGGCAACACCCGCGCTCACCGTATCGGGTGTGGTTGTCGGAAATCATGCTGCAGCAGACTCAGGTCAAGACCGCCGCGCCCTACTTCGAACGCTTCGTCGCTGCATTGCCGAACCTGCCCGCGCTTGCCGCCGCGCCGATGGATACCGTGCTCGGGCTGTGGTCGGGCTTGGGTTACTACGCCCGCGCGCGCAATCTGCACGCCGCGGCCAAGCTGTGCGTCGAACACCACGGCGGCGACCTGCCGCGCGATCTCGACGCGCTGACCGCGCTGCCCGGCATCGGCCGCAGCACCGCCGCGGCGATCGCTTCGCAGGCCTGGGGCGATCGCCACGCCATCCTCGACGGCAACGTCAAGCGCGTGCTCAGCCGCTATCACGGCGTCGCCGGCTATCCCGGCCTGCCGGCGATCGAGCGGCAACTGTGGGCGCTGGCCGAATCGCATCTGCCGCACACGCGCATGGTCGATTACACCCAGGCGCAGATGGACTTGGGCGCGACCTTGTGCACGCGCGCCGATCCCGCGTGCATCCTGTGCCCGCTGCAACACGAGTGCGTCGCGCGCATCGAAGGCCGCGTCGCCGAACTGCCGACGCCCAAACCGGGCAAGGTCGCGCCGCAACGTCATGCGCAGGTGCTGTGGCTGCTCGACGCGGACGATCGCGTACTGCTGCAGCGCCGTCCGCCGGTCGGTATCTGGGCCTCGTTGTGGACCTTGCCGCAGACCGACGATGAAGCGCAGGCCGCGCAGTGGTTCGCCGCGCACACGACCGGTATCGAGTTCGACGCCGGCGAAACGCTGACGCCAATCGCGCATGCGTTCAGCCATTACAAACTGGAATTGCAGCCGCGGCGCTGGCGTCGGGTCGCCTTGCGCGACGCAGTCGGCGACAATGACGATCTGCGCTGGTACAGCCGCGCCGAACTCGCCGCGCTCGGCATCCCGGCGCCGATCCGCAAACTGATCGAAGCGGCGCTTTGA
- the ftsY gene encoding signal recognition particle-docking protein FtsY, translating into MLSFFRRKKNETAAEKSAERGFSTEELAAAFPSAQPPEAGAPEPPAAAHQPADPPRATEPPVPPEVVAALHEIEAPLAQPAKAEPATQPPVPAQAAPAASVPAAATQAPAAQAPAAQTPVAFAPAPAPSMPAAAVTPATQPIAAPSVQTISAETEPVEPTDYIDKPAAPAGKLGWRERLRGSAFARSFGGLFSRNPRLDDDLLDEIETALITADVGVGATTALIENLRKRMKSREFADANALLAALRADLIAMLQPVAKPLVIDVNAKPFVLLTVGVNGVGKTTTIGKLAKRFRDEGRPLMLAAGDTFRAAAVAQLQAWGERNGVPVIAQGQNADAASVAFDALQAAKARGTQVLIADTAGRLHTQTGLMAELGKIRRVLGKVDPTAPHEVLMVIDGTTGQNALSQLRQFHAAVGVTGLVVTKLDGTAKGGVVFALAREFGIPIRFAGIGERPEDLRVFDAEAFVDALLPEALGG; encoded by the coding sequence ATGCTCAGCTTTTTCCGCCGCAAGAAAAACGAAACCGCCGCCGAAAAATCGGCCGAGCGCGGCTTCAGCACCGAAGAACTGGCCGCCGCGTTCCCGAGCGCGCAGCCACCCGAAGCCGGCGCGCCTGAACCGCCCGCCGCCGCCCATCAGCCGGCAGACCCGCCGCGCGCGACCGAACCCCCGGTGCCGCCCGAAGTCGTAGCCGCGCTGCACGAGATCGAAGCGCCGCTCGCGCAACCGGCGAAGGCCGAGCCGGCGACGCAGCCACCCGTGCCTGCGCAGGCGGCTCCTGCTGCGTCGGTGCCTGCCGCTGCGACGCAAGCGCCCGCGGCGCAAGCCCCTGCCGCGCAAACTCCGGTTGCCTTCGCGCCCGCGCCCGCCCCGTCGATGCCCGCCGCCGCGGTCACGCCCGCGACGCAACCCATCGCAGCGCCATCGGTCCAGACCATCTCGGCCGAAACCGAGCCGGTCGAGCCGACCGACTACATCGACAAACCCGCCGCCCCCGCCGGCAAGCTCGGCTGGCGCGAACGCCTGCGCGGCAGCGCGTTCGCGCGCAGCTTCGGCGGCCTGTTCTCGCGCAACCCGCGCCTGGACGACGACCTGCTCGACGAAATCGAGACCGCGCTGATCACCGCCGACGTCGGCGTCGGCGCGACCACCGCGCTGATCGAGAACCTGCGCAAGCGCATGAAGTCGCGCGAGTTCGCCGACGCCAACGCGCTGCTGGCGGCGTTGCGCGCCGACCTGATCGCGATGCTGCAGCCGGTGGCCAAGCCGCTGGTGATCGACGTCAATGCCAAGCCGTTCGTGCTGCTGACCGTCGGCGTCAACGGCGTCGGCAAGACCACCACCATCGGCAAGTTGGCCAAGCGCTTTCGCGACGAAGGCCGTCCGCTGATGCTCGCCGCCGGCGACACCTTCCGCGCCGCCGCGGTCGCGCAGTTGCAGGCCTGGGGCGAACGCAACGGCGTGCCGGTCATCGCTCAGGGCCAGAACGCCGACGCCGCATCGGTCGCGTTCGACGCGCTGCAGGCGGCCAAGGCGCGCGGCACCCAGGTGCTGATCGCCGACACCGCCGGCCGCCTGCACACCCAGACCGGCCTGATGGCCGAACTGGGCAAGATCCGCCGCGTGCTCGGCAAGGTCGATCCGACCGCGCCGCACGAAGTGTTGATGGTGATCGACGGCACCACCGGGCAGAACGCCTTGTCGCAACTGCGCCAGTTCCATGCGGCGGTCGGCGTCACGGGGTTGGTGGTGACCAAGCTCGACGGCACCGCCAAGGGCGGCGTGGTGTTCGCGCTGGCGCGCGAGTTCGGCATTCCGATCCGCTTCGCCGGCATCGGCGAACGTCCGGAAGACCTGCGCGTGTTCGACGCCGAAGCCTTCGTCGACGCCCTGTTGCCCGAAGCGCTCGGCGGCTGA
- the rsmD gene encoding 16S rRNA (guanine(966)-N(2))-methyltransferase RsmD translates to MNTFRRGPRGGADAGPPRSPRNPAKPGAGGGHNAQAGKVRIIGGHWRGTRLNVAEAPGLRPTSDRVRETLFNWLIPALPCARVLDLFAGSGALGMEALSRGAASAVLVERDPALAAELRALAGRLQGGEAAQVVQADALAWLAQQPPAGEGDAPGFDLAFVDPPFAAGLWDAVWPLLLPRLAPSAWLYVEAPADAAIALPAQWDRHREGATREVRYALYRRRPA, encoded by the coding sequence ATGAACACTTTTCGACGCGGCCCGCGCGGCGGCGCCGACGCCGGCCCGCCACGGTCCCCGCGAAACCCCGCCAAGCCGGGCGCCGGCGGCGGCCACAACGCGCAGGCCGGCAAGGTGCGGATCATCGGCGGGCACTGGCGCGGCACCCGTCTGAACGTGGCCGAGGCCCCCGGATTGCGGCCGACCTCCGACCGGGTGCGCGAAACCCTGTTCAATTGGCTGATCCCGGCCTTGCCCTGCGCGCGCGTGCTCGATCTGTTCGCCGGCAGCGGCGCGCTCGGCATGGAGGCGCTGTCGCGCGGCGCGGCGTCGGCGGTGCTGGTCGAACGCGACCCGGCCCTGGCCGCGGAACTGCGCGCGCTGGCCGGACGCCTGCAGGGCGGCGAGGCGGCTCAGGTGGTCCAGGCCGACGCGCTGGCGTGGCTGGCGCAACAGCCGCCGGCCGGCGAGGGCGACGCCCCGGGCTTCGATCTGGCCTTCGTCGATCCGCCGTTCGCGGCCGGGCTGTGGGACGCGGTCTGGCCGCTGCTGTTGCCGAGGCTGGCGCCTTCGGCCTGGCTGTACGTCGAAGCCCCGGCCGACGCCGCGATCGCACTGCCCGCGCAATGGGACCGCCATCGCGAAGGCGCCACCCGCGAGGTGCGTTACGCGCTGTACCGCCGCCGGCCGGCCTGA
- the coaD gene encoding pantetheine-phosphate adenylyltransferase, producing the protein MSSARNRIAVYPGTFDPITNGHIDLVDRAAPLFERLIIGVAESPSKGPALPLEVRVDLAREAVAHHPHVEVRGFNSLLAHFVAEVGGGVLLRGLRAVSDFEYEFQLASMNRHLIPEVETLFLTPAEQYGFISSSLVREIARLGGDVSGFVPPAVAAALQAEWRRSKQH; encoded by the coding sequence ATGAGCTCGGCCCGCAACCGAATCGCCGTCTATCCCGGCACGTTCGACCCCATCACCAACGGCCACATCGACCTGGTCGACCGCGCCGCTCCGTTGTTCGAACGGCTGATCATCGGCGTGGCCGAAAGCCCGAGCAAAGGTCCGGCGTTGCCGTTGGAAGTGCGGGTTGACCTCGCCCGCGAAGCGGTCGCCCATCATCCGCATGTCGAAGTGCGCGGCTTCAATTCGCTGCTGGCCCATTTCGTCGCCGAAGTCGGCGGCGGGGTGTTGCTGCGCGGACTGCGCGCGGTGTCCGACTTCGAATACGAATTCCAGCTCGCGAGCATGAACCGCCATCTGATCCCGGAGGTCGAGACCTTGTTCCTGACCCCGGCCGAACAGTACGGCTTCATTTCCTCCTCGCTGGTGCGCGAGATCGCGCGCCTGGGCGGCGACGTCTCGGGCTTCGTGCCGCCGGCCGTGGCCGCGGCGCTGCAGGCCGAATGGCGGCGCAGCAAGCAACACTGA
- a CDS encoding YfhL family 4Fe-4S dicluster ferredoxin, with amino-acid sequence MSLKINELCVNCDVCEPACPNQAIAQGETIYVIDPARCTECVGHYDEPQCVVVCPVECIDKDPAHPESEPQLLEKLRRLQLE; translated from the coding sequence ATGTCGCTGAAGATCAACGAACTGTGCGTCAACTGCGACGTCTGCGAACCGGCCTGTCCCAATCAGGCCATCGCCCAGGGCGAGACGATCTATGTGATCGATCCGGCGCGCTGCACCGAATGCGTCGGTCACTACGACGAACCGCAATGCGTGGTCGTGTGTCCGGTCGAGTGCATCGACAAGGACCCCGCCCACCCCGAATCCGAGCCGCAGCTGCTGGAAAAACTGCGGCGTCTACAACTGGAGTGA
- the ggt gene encoding gamma-glutamyltransferase, with the protein MPWPRAGALSPWLLASLLLIVAPAYCEAPAQKTAARTQAGTSAAHPPGAAIASAHSLSTQAGLEIIGKGGNAFDAAIAVSSTLSVVEPISSGIGGGGFFLLHDAKSGRDVFVDARETAPAASTPAAYLDDKGELNRDRATNGPWSAGIPGLPAALVHLAQKYGKLPLKTSLAPAIRIAREGFPIYARLEKGYGSRREVMERYRGTREVFLAAGHAPKTGEILKQPDLARTLELLAAKGFDGFYRGDVADKLLAAVKEEGGQWQASELADYKVREREPLRLKYRGWDIVTAPPPSSGGVAMAEILQVIEGWDLSKLDPAHRTHILAEAMRRAYRDRTIYLGDPDFVKMPLKRLTSPDYAAGLRATIHPEKATPSDLLSGQPAPLEDDETTHFSIIDRDGNRVSATQTVNLLYGSGMIAPGTGVLLNNEMDDFALRPGTPNAFGVMGFAANAPEPGKRMLSSMTPSFLESQDKVIAVGAPGGSRIITQVLLAILAYDAGLQPQQVAALPRIHHQWMPDVISAEQGALDADTVKQLQAMGHKVNAGESSWGNLQTVMWDKRANTLSGGTDPRNPVGLAEMLLKP; encoded by the coding sequence ATGCCGTGGCCGCGAGCCGGTGCGTTGTCCCCGTGGCTGCTGGCCTCGTTGCTGCTGATCGTCGCGCCCGCGTACTGCGAAGCGCCGGCGCAAAAAACCGCCGCGCGCACGCAGGCCGGCACCAGCGCCGCGCATCCGCCCGGCGCCGCGATCGCCAGCGCGCATTCGCTGTCGACCCAGGCCGGCCTGGAAATCATCGGCAAGGGCGGCAACGCCTTCGACGCCGCGATTGCGGTGTCCTCGACCCTGTCGGTGGTCGAACCGATCAGCTCGGGTATCGGCGGCGGCGGTTTCTTCCTGCTGCACGATGCGAAGAGCGGACGCGATGTGTTCGTCGACGCGCGCGAAACCGCCCCGGCCGCGTCCACGCCGGCCGCGTACCTGGACGACAAGGGCGAACTCAACCGCGACCGCGCCACCAACGGCCCGTGGTCGGCCGGCATCCCGGGGCTTCCGGCCGCGCTGGTGCACCTGGCGCAGAAGTACGGCAAGTTGCCGCTCAAGACCTCGCTGGCGCCGGCGATCCGGATCGCGCGCGAAGGCTTCCCGATCTACGCGCGCCTGGAAAAAGGCTACGGCAGCCGCCGCGAGGTGATGGAGCGTTACCGCGGCACCCGCGAGGTGTTCCTCGCCGCCGGTCACGCGCCCAAGACCGGCGAGATCCTCAAGCAACCCGATCTGGCGCGCACGTTGGAACTGCTCGCGGCCAAGGGCTTCGACGGTTTCTATCGCGGCGACGTCGCCGACAAGCTGCTCGCCGCGGTCAAGGAAGAGGGCGGCCAATGGCAGGCCAGCGAACTGGCCGACTACAAAGTCCGCGAGCGCGAACCGCTGCGGCTGAAGTACCGCGGCTGGGACATCGTCACCGCGCCGCCGCCGTCCTCGGGCGGCGTGGCGATGGCCGAGATCCTGCAGGTGATCGAGGGCTGGGACCTGAGCAAGCTCGATCCCGCGCATCGCACTCACATCCTCGCCGAGGCGATGCGCCGCGCGTACCGCGACCGCACCATCTATCTGGGCGATCCGGACTTCGTGAAGATGCCGCTCAAGCGCCTGACCAGCCCGGATTACGCGGCCGGCCTGCGCGCGACGATCCATCCGGAAAAGGCCACCCCGAGCGATCTGCTGTCGGGCCAGCCGGCGCCGCTGGAAGACGACGAGACCACCCATTTCTCGATCATCGACCGCGACGGCAACCGGGTCTCGGCGACCCAGACGGTCAACCTGCTGTACGGCTCGGGCATGATCGCGCCGGGCACCGGCGTGCTGCTCAACAACGAGATGGACGACTTCGCCCTGCGCCCGGGCACGCCCAACGCGTTCGGCGTGATGGGCTTCGCCGCCAACGCGCCGGAGCCGGGCAAGCGCATGCTCAGCTCGATGACCCCGAGCTTCCTGGAATCGCAGGACAAGGTGATCGCGGTCGGCGCCCCCGGCGGCAGCCGCATCATCACCCAGGTGCTGCTGGCGATCCTGGCCTACGACGCCGGCCTGCAACCGCAGCAGGTCGCCGCGCTGCCGCGCATCCATCACCAGTGGATGCCCGACGTGATCTCGGCCGAGCAGGGCGCGCTCGACGCCGATACGGTCAAGCAGCTGCAGGCCATGGGCCACAAGGTCAACGCTGGCGAATCGAGCTGGGGCAACCTGCAGACGGTGATGTGGGACAAGCGCGCCAACACCTTGTCGGGCGGCACCGATCCGCGCAATCCGGTGGGGTTGGCTGAGATGTTGTTGAAGCCCTGA
- a CDS encoding MBL fold metallo-hydrolase, whose translation MKLWSILGNSQKLDGGAMFGNAPRAMWAKWSPPDEHNRIALACRALLASPLAGKTVLFEAGIGAFFEPKLRERYGVVEDRHVLIESLAKAGFAPQDIDVVVLSHLHFDHAGGLLAPWSQGQAPQLLFPNASYLVGREHYERARHPHARDRASFIAELPQLLEATGRLELVEGAYSKLLGDSVRFHYSDGHTPGLMLAEIVGPEREDGQPHGGVVFCADLIPGRPWVHVPITMGYDRNAELLIDEKKAFLSDKLERNVHLFFTHDPECALAQVVRDDKGKFGTTHEVAELQARALAA comes from the coding sequence ATGAAACTCTGGTCGATCCTGGGCAACTCGCAGAAGCTCGACGGCGGCGCGATGTTCGGCAACGCGCCGCGTGCGATGTGGGCCAAATGGTCGCCGCCCGACGAACACAACCGCATCGCGCTGGCCTGCCGCGCGCTGCTCGCCAGCCCGCTGGCCGGCAAGACGGTGTTGTTCGAGGCCGGCATCGGCGCGTTCTTCGAACCCAAGCTGCGCGAGCGCTACGGCGTGGTCGAAGATCGCCATGTGCTGATCGAGTCGCTGGCCAAGGCCGGTTTCGCGCCGCAGGACATCGACGTGGTGGTGCTGTCGCATCTGCATTTCGACCATGCCGGCGGTTTGCTGGCGCCGTGGTCGCAAGGGCAGGCGCCGCAGCTGTTGTTCCCGAATGCGTCCTACCTGGTCGGCCGCGAACATTACGAGCGCGCGCGCCATCCGCATGCGCGCGACCGCGCCAGTTTCATCGCCGAGTTGCCGCAATTGCTGGAAGCCACCGGCCGCCTGGAACTGGTCGAAGGCGCGTATTCGAAACTGCTCGGCGACAGCGTGCGCTTCCACTACAGCGACGGCCACACGCCCGGCCTGATGCTGGCCGAGATCGTCGGCCCCGAGCGCGAAGACGGCCAGCCGCACGGCGGCGTGGTGTTCTGCGCCGACCTGATTCCCGGCCGGCCGTGGGTGCATGTGCCGATCACGATGGGTTACGACCGCAACGCCGAGCTGCTGATCGACGAGAAGAAGGCGTTCCTCAGCGACAAGCTCGAACGCAACGTGCATCTGTTCTTCACCCACGATCCCGAGTGCGCGCTGGCCCAGGTGGTGCGCGACGACAAGGGCAAGTTCGGCACCACCCACGAGGTCGCCGAATTGCAGGCGCGGGCCTTGGCTGCATGA
- a CDS encoding TMEM43 family protein, translating to MNLRRAMRRWRGLALAAVVLICAACPLSAQETADGEPLGDPQAGKALSDRDFGVTTRQFGLDRRVEMYQWRREFGIATQGDGYERVWNAAPIDSTGFTSGYVNPPRMPLENKRWWSESATLDGKPLGSEVLRAVGEWRVFRPNFSRLPANLAATFQPEGDGLGSSENPLDPQIGDLRVTWRELRLPSLEGKLELRDGVWHLRPEAIAAALNPAAARDRAIVVGPEPEDKRWSPGWFALAVVFALGLLYRLRRRRRAKAQAKS from the coding sequence ATGAACCTGCGCCGCGCGATGCGGCGTTGGCGCGGCCTCGCGCTCGCCGCGGTGGTGCTGATCTGCGCCGCCTGCCCGTTATCGGCGCAGGAAACCGCGGACGGCGAACCGCTGGGCGACCCGCAGGCCGGCAAGGCCTTGTCGGATCGCGATTTCGGCGTGACCACGCGGCAGTTCGGTCTCGATCGTCGGGTCGAGATGTATCAATGGCGGCGCGAGTTCGGTATCGCCACCCAGGGCGACGGCTACGAGCGGGTCTGGAACGCGGCGCCGATCGATTCGACCGGTTTTACTTCCGGCTACGTCAATCCGCCCAGGATGCCGCTGGAAAACAAGCGCTGGTGGTCGGAGTCGGCGACGCTCGACGGCAAGCCGCTCGGCAGCGAGGTGTTGCGCGCGGTCGGCGAGTGGCGGGTGTTCCGGCCGAATTTCAGCCGCTTGCCGGCGAACCTGGCGGCGACCTTCCAGCCCGAAGGCGATGGCCTGGGCAGTTCCGAGAATCCGCTCGATCCGCAGATCGGCGACCTGCGCGTCACTTGGCGCGAACTGCGCCTGCCGTCGCTGGAGGGCAAGCTGGAACTGCGCGACGGCGTGTGGCATCTGCGGCCCGAAGCGATCGCCGCGGCCCTGAATCCGGCGGCGGCGCGCGATCGCGCGATCGTGGTCGGGCCGGAGCCGGAGGACAAGCGCTGGTCGCCGGGGTGGTTCGCGCTGGCGGTCGTGTTCGCGCTCGGGTTGCTGTATCGGTTGCGCAGGCGGCGTCGGGCTAAGGCGCAAGCGAAGTCGTAG
- the upp gene encoding uracil phosphoribosyltransferase → MKIVEVRHPLVQHKLGLMRRADNSTKSFRELASEVATLLTYEATADLETEEAVVEGWAGPVVTRRIKGAKVTLVPILRAGLGMLPGVLELIPAAKVGVVGLQRDEDTLQPVGYYEKLTGRMDERTALILDPMLATGGSLIATVDLLKNAGCKRIKGLFLVAAPEGLKALEARHPDVEVFTASVDERLNEVGYILPGLGDAGDKIFGTKHYA, encoded by the coding sequence ATGAAAATCGTAGAAGTCCGCCATCCCCTGGTGCAGCACAAACTCGGCCTGATGCGCCGCGCCGACAACAGCACCAAGTCGTTCCGCGAGCTGGCCTCGGAAGTCGCCACCCTGCTGACCTACGAGGCCACCGCCGACCTGGAAACCGAGGAAGCCGTGGTCGAAGGCTGGGCCGGGCCGGTCGTCACCCGTCGGATCAAGGGCGCGAAAGTCACCCTGGTGCCGATCCTGCGCGCCGGCCTGGGCATGCTGCCGGGCGTGCTGGAGCTGATTCCGGCGGCCAAGGTCGGCGTGGTCGGCCTGCAGCGCGACGAGGACACCCTGCAGCCGGTCGGCTACTACGAAAAACTCACCGGCCGCATGGACGAGCGCACCGCGCTGATCCTCGACCCGATGCTCGCCACCGGCGGCAGCCTGATCGCCACCGTCGACCTGCTCAAGAACGCCGGCTGCAAGCGCATCAAGGGCCTGTTCCTGGTCGCCGCGCCGGAAGGCCTCAAGGCGCTGGAAGCGCGGCATCCGGACGTGGAAGTGTTCACCGCCTCGGTCGACGAGCGCCTCAACGAGGTCGGCTACATCCTGCCGGGATTGGGCGATGCGGGGGACAAGATTTTCGGGACCAAGCATTACGCTTGA
- a CDS encoding aminotransferase class III-fold pyridoxal phosphate-dependent enzyme — MTNLLNQLAPLRAHAGKRRTLGLDDDTIVRFAVNHPDLAEAVAAAAAEYALIRDLHADLLDLDEDAQIHAVQDGYVNFYPDDAVNPYIALSARGPWVVTLKGAVLHDSGGYGMLGFGHTPSAVIAAMAKPQVMANIMTPSLSQLRFERALRAAIGAERGGCPYERFFCLNSGSESVSLAARIADVNSKLMTDPGAKHAGRAIKRIVVKGSFHGRTERPALYSDSSRKAYVQHLASFRHEDSMITIEPYDIDALKKAFADADSNGWFVEAMFLEPVMGEGDPGRGVPPAFYAAARELTRNHGSLLLVDSIQAGLRAHGVLSIIDYPGFEGLDAPDMETYSKALNAGQYPLSVLAVGERAASLYRKGLYGNTMTTNPRALDVAVAVLQQVTPELRANIRARGAEAIEKLEKLKSELGGLITKVQGTGLLFSCELAPQFKCFGAGSTEEWLRERGIGVIHGGVNSLRFTPNFTIASDELELLVSMVGRALREGPHAQQAAAA; from the coding sequence ATGACCAACCTGCTCAACCAACTCGCGCCGCTGCGCGCCCATGCCGGCAAGCGCCGCACCCTCGGCCTGGACGACGACACCATCGTGCGTTTCGCGGTCAATCATCCCGACTTGGCCGAAGCCGTCGCCGCCGCCGCCGCCGAATACGCGCTGATCCGCGACCTGCACGCCGACCTGCTCGATCTGGACGAAGACGCGCAGATTCACGCGGTCCAGGACGGCTACGTCAATTTCTATCCCGACGACGCGGTCAACCCGTACATCGCCCTGTCCGCGCGCGGCCCCTGGGTGGTCACCCTCAAGGGCGCGGTGCTGCACGACTCCGGCGGCTACGGCATGCTCGGTTTCGGCCACACCCCGTCGGCGGTGATCGCGGCGATGGCCAAGCCGCAGGTGATGGCCAACATCATGACCCCGTCGCTGTCGCAGCTGCGCTTCGAGCGCGCCCTGCGCGCGGCCATCGGCGCCGAACGCGGCGGTTGCCCGTACGAGCGCTTCTTCTGCCTGAACTCGGGTTCCGAATCGGTCTCGCTGGCCGCGCGCATCGCCGACGTCAACAGCAAGCTGATGACCGACCCGGGCGCCAAGCATGCCGGCCGCGCGATCAAGCGCATCGTGGTCAAGGGCAGCTTCCACGGCCGCACCGAGCGCCCGGCGCTGTATTCGGATTCCTCGCGCAAGGCCTACGTGCAGCACCTGGCCAGCTTCCGCCACGAGGACTCGATGATCACCATCGAGCCCTACGACATCGACGCGCTGAAGAAAGCCTTCGCCGATGCCGACAGCAACGGCTGGTTCGTCGAGGCGATGTTCCTGGAACCGGTGATGGGCGAAGGCGACCCGGGCCGCGGCGTGCCGCCGGCGTTCTACGCCGCCGCGCGCGAACTCACCCGCAACCACGGCTCGCTGCTGCTGGTCGATTCGATCCAGGCCGGCCTGCGCGCGCACGGCGTGCTGTCGATCATCGACTACCCCGGCTTCGAAGGCCTGGACGCGCCGGACATGGAGACCTACTCCAAGGCGCTCAACGCCGGCCAGTACCCGCTGTCGGTGCTCGCGGTCGGCGAACGCGCCGCCTCGCTGTACCGCAAGGGTTTGTACGGCAACACCATGACCACCAACCCGCGCGCGCTCGACGTCGCCGTCGCCGTGCTGCAGCAGGTCACCCCGGAATTGCGCGCCAACATCCGCGCGCGCGGCGCCGAGGCGATCGAAAAGCTGGAGAAGCTCAAGAGCGAACTCGGCGGCCTGATCACCAAGGTCCAGGGCACCGGCCTGCTGTTCTCGTGCGAACTCGCCCCGCAGTTCAAGTGCTTCGGCGCCGGCTCCACCGAGGAATGGCTGCGCGAGCGCGGCATCGGCGTGATCCACGGCGGTGTCAATTCGCTGCGCTTCACCCCGAACTTCACCATCGCCAGCGACGAGCTGGAACTGCTGGTGTCGATGGTCGGCCGCGCCCTGCGCGAAGGCCCGCATGCGCAGCAGGCAGCGGCGGCCTGA